The Corynebacterium sp. SCR221107 genome includes the window AGTTTATCCAGGCGGACGAAGGGGGCCATGTAGGTATCAAAGGAGCTAAATGCCTGCGCGCCTGCCCATTCGTTTTGCAGGGTGCCTAAGAAATTGACGATTTGCCCGCACGCGGAGGAAAAGTGCTTCGGTGGGGCCGAGGAGATCGCGCCGGGTACGCCGCCGAAGCCCTCCTCGAGCAACTGGCGCAGCGACCAGCCGGCGCAATAGCCAGACAACATGTCGAGGTCATGGATGTGCATGTCGCCTGCGCGGTGGGCGCGGCCTGCCTGATCGCTAAAGACCTCGTCCAGCCAATAGTTGGCTACCACCTTGCCGGAAGTGTTGAGAATCATCCCTCCGAGGGAATAGTCCTGGTTGGCGTTGGCGTTGACGCGCCAATCGCTGCGGTGAACGTATTCGTCGATGGTGGTTGCTACATCGATGCGGCTCATGAAAGCTCTCTTCTCCTGTCATGGGTACGGGCGCATTGCTTGCCGACGCTGCGTTGGTGCGCTCCATTATCTTGGGCCAACCTTTGATGGAGGTTTTCTTCCACCGTTGGTCTGGCTGACAGGAGTTAGGCTAGACCGGCGGGGAGGGAAAGTCAGATTACATAGGTGTGATTTACTCCCATATCCAGCCCAAAAGATTGGTCACAGCCACTACATGTTGTGGTCGCGGGCTGGGTCAACGAATTTTTCAAGGCAAGATAGGGGATGGCTATGACTGTTTCAATAGCACCCTATTTAGGGGTGGTCAACGGTTGGCGTGTGGCGTGACTGGCAATCGGATTTTGCATGCAAGCAACGGACATTGCGGCCGTTGCAACTGTGAGATATGGCGCGTTTGGGAAAACCGTCATTGCATGTGCGTCGACATAATCCCAGTTGGCGGGGTGTAAATGGGTGCGGTATGAGAGCAATCACAAACACGCCCCCTTGTGTGAGCAGACCAACATTCGTGTAGAGTTAAGCCTTGACATTGTCCACTTCCACTACGGATCGTTCGGCACGTACCTGCCGATGGAGGAGTAAAAACCATGGCATCAGTGACCTATGAAAATGCCTCGCTGACCTACCCGGGTGCCAAGGCGCCCACCGTCAACGGAATCAACCTGGAAATCGCCGACGGTGAGTTCCTTGTGCTCGTCGGCCCGTCGGGCTGCGGCAAGTCCACCACGCTGCGCATGCTCGCAGGACTCGAGGAGGTCACTGGTGGCCGCATCCTCATCGGTGACAAGGACGTCACCAACGCCGCTCCCAAGGAGCGCGACATTGCCATGGTTTTCCAAAACTATGCGCTCTATCCGCACATGACCGTCCGAGAGAACATGGGCTTTGCCCTCAAGATCGCGGGAGAGAGCAAGGAGGTCATCAACCAGCGCGTGGAAGAGGCCGCTAAGACCCTGGATCTGACCCAGTACCTGGACCGCAAGCCGAAGGCCCTGTCGGGTGGCCAGCGCCAGCGCGTGGCTATGGGGCGTGCCATCGTCCGCAAGCCGCAGGTCTTCCTCATGGATGAGCCACTGTCCAACTTGGATGCCAAGCTTCGTGTGCAGACCCGTACCCAGATCGCTTCACTGCAGCGCAAGCTGGGGGTTACCACCTTGTACGTCACCCACGATCAGACCGAGGCCTTGACCATGGGTGATCGTATCGCCGTGCTCAAGGATGGCTACCTGCAGCAGGTCGGCAGCCCACGCGAGCTCTATGAGCGCCCGGAAAATGTCTTCGTGGCAGGCTTCATTGGCTCCCCGGCAATGAACCTGGGCACCTTCACCTTGGACGAGAATGGTATGGCCAAGCTCGGCGAGGCCCGCGTGCCAGTCTCTGCCGCGGCGCGCGCGGCGCTAACCCCGGAGGATAACAACAAGCTGGTGATCGGCTTCCGTCCCGAGGGGCTGGAGATCGTTCCCGCCGGTGAGGAGCACCAGGGTGCCATCCCGGTCAAGCTTGACTTCGTCGAAGAGCTCGGCTCGGACTCCTACCTCTACGGCCACCTGGTCGGTGGTGGCGACCTCAGCTCTGGCGATGAGGATAACCCCTCGGATCAGATCGTCATCCGTGCCCTGCCTAACGTTGCCCCCGAGCGTGGCTCGGTGCTTCATGTCCGCATCAAGGATGGCGCACAGCACAACTTCTCCTCGGCAACGGGTCTTCGCCTGCCGGAATAAGGGCGGAATCGACAAAGCCTGACTAAGAGCAAACAGGGGGAGCGCTGCGTGTGCGCCCCCTGTTCGTATGTGGGCACGTCATCTGGCCGTGCTTACATTCTGTAGCGTTTTTACTCCTGTCATCTTGGCTATTTTTGCGCACCCTGTCACGTGTGCGTTAACTGTTGGTTCCCCATGTAATACCCCTAGCCTTTTGAGCTTTCGCGACGTAGGTGGTGGTCGCGAGAAAGAAGGATTCGCCGTGCCGAATTCAATGAGCATCAGCACTTCGGCCTATGCGCCAGCATTGCTGGGCCTGCCGTGGACGAAGCCCCTGGATGAGTGGCCGCAAGACATCATCGTCGCCTTGCCGCGAGGCATTTCCCGGCACGTGGTGCGCTTCGTTTTACTCGGGGACCAGCGGCAAGTCTGCGCCGTCAAGGAGATCGGGCGCCGGGTTGCCCATCACGAGTATCGGATGCTGCGCGAGCTCCAGCGCGTCGGCGCCCCGTCCGTCGTGCCCGTTGCCGTGATTACCGGGCGCCGCGATACTGACGGCGACGTGCTGACCGCGGCTCTTGTTACCGAGCACTTGAAGTTCTCGCTTCCCTACCGTGAGATTTTCTCCCAGGAACTCCCCGAGGAGATGGCGCACAAGCTCATCAAGGCGCTGGCTATCCTCTTGGTGCGGCTGCACCTGCTCAACTTCTACTGGGGCGACGTCTCCTTATCGAACACCCTGTTCCGGAGGGACGCGGATACCTTTTCGGCCTATCTCGTGGATGCTGAGACCGGCGAATTCCAGGAGCAGCTCAGCACCTCCCGCAGGCTGTATGACGTCGACGTCGCTCGGGTCAACATCATCGGCGAACTCATGGATCTTCAAGCCGGCGGCTACCTATCCGAAGCCATCGACGTCATCGATCTCGGCTCGCGGGTGGAGACGCACTACCTCGAACTGTGGGAGGAGCTCACCGCCGAGGAGGAGGTGGGGATGGATGAATACTGGCGTGTGTCCAAGCGCATCAACCGCCTCGGCGAGCTTGGATTCGACGTGTCCGAGATGTCGGTGGTTGCCGAAGACGGCTCGCACGCGTTGGTTATCCGCCCGGTCGTCGTCGACGCTGGCCACCATCACAAGGAACTGCTGCGCCTGACCGGGCTTGAGGTGGAGGAGCAGCAGGCCAAGCGCCTGCTCAACGCCATCACCGCCTATCGCGCAACCCACTATGACCACGAGGTGGAGCTTGCCCAGGCCGCGCATTCGTGGATGGCCGAGGAATACGAGCCCACCATTGCGGCCATGCCGAAGGAGCTGGTGGGAAAGCGGGAGCCGGCCCAGATCTTCCATGAGATCCTCGATCATCGCTGGTACATGGCCCAAGAATGTCAGGGGTTCGTCCCCATTGAAAAGGCCGCGCAGTCCTACTATGAAAAGGTCCTCCCGGTCCACCGTGACGAGGCCGTGCTTATCTCCGAGCCGCAGCCCGGCACCGAGGGCACGCCAAGCATGGATGTGTACTAGTACAGCCGGGACCACAGCGGCGCGGTTGATCGTCGGCAAGCGCTTGAGGGCTTCAGTGTCAAGCAACCGTATGGAAGGTTACGGCCTGGTCAAGGATGCACACATCGACCTCCTGCTGTGTCTGTGGATGTCATTTGTGGCATCTGTGTCTTGCGTGCGCATGACTGCCGGCGCTGGGTCTAGATTGCTTGCCGACGTCGCCTGCATCGCAGGCGGGGACGTGATTGAGCAGCTGCTGGGAGGTCTCAATTGCTCGCAGGCAGGCCGGCTGAATGCGGCAGGTGGATGGAATTGCTGTGGGGGAAGGAATTTGTGTTCTCCACGCGCATGCGATAGGGTTGTCCCTAGTCCCATGTGCATATATGGGAGCCTGACATTATCCCGTTTCAAGCTACGGTTTGAATCTGTTGGTGATGATCTAGGAAAGTGCGGAAGCGGCCCCGGAAAGAGCCCCTTTTTTGGTTTGTCCGGGTACTTTTTAACACTTTTTCACTCCCTAGAAGGCGCATAACAAAACACTTCCTACCACCAGCCAAACGGCGGGTGTTAGTAAAATACCGATCAATTGAGAAAGACGGTTCATGCCAACTATTCAGCAGCTCGTCCGCAAGGGCCGCCACGATAAGACTGCAAAGGTGAAGACTGCAGCACTGAAGGGTTCCCCTCAGCGTCGTGGCGTGTGCACCCGTGTGTACACCACCACTCCTAAGAAGCCTAACTCCGCTCTGCGTAAGGTTGCCCGTGTGCGCCTGACCTCTGGCATCGAGGTTTCCGCTTACATCCCAGGTGAGGGCCACAACCTCCAGGAGCACTCCATGGTGCTCGTTCGTGGCGGTCGTGTAAAGGACCTCCCAGGTGTTCGTTACAAGATCATCCGTGGCGCACTGGACACCCAGGGCGTGAAGGACCGCAAGCAGGCTCGTTCCCGCTACGGCGCAAAGAAGGAGAAGTAATCAATGCGTAAGAATGCAGCTCCGAAGCGCCCAGTCGTCAAGGATCCAGTCTACGGTTCCCAGGTTGTCACCCAGCTCGTGAACAAGGTTCTGGTGGACGGCAAGAAGTCCACCGCTGAGCGCATCGTTTACGGTGCCCTGGACATCTGCAAGGAAAAGACCGGCACCGATCCGGTTCTGACCCTGGAGAAGGCCCTCGGCAACATCAAGCCTGACCTTGAGGTTCGTTCCCGCCGTGTCGGTGGCGCTACCTACCAGGTTCCGGTCGAGGTTCGCCCAGAGCGCGCCAACACCCTGGCTCTGCGTTGGCTGGTCACCTTCACCCGTCAGCGCCGTGAGAACACCATGATCGAGCGCCTCGCTAACGAGATCCTCGATGCAGCCAACGGCCTTGGTGCTTCCGTCAAGCGTCGCGAGGACACCCACAAGATGGCCGAGGCCAACCGCGCCTTCGCTCACTACCGCTGGTAATTCCCATGAAGAAAGAGACCCAACCCTTGAATCGAACTTCCCGGACCGCACGCGCCATGCGTACAGCCTCACCGTTCGACTTCTTGCATGGTTGGGTCCTTTTTTCTGTCCGATAAACAGCATTCTTCGCCATATTCACAGACGCGAGAGATGTTTTGCCTAGAATTAGTGCTGCTAAATCGGCGCGAATTTGGCAAGATTGAACAGACATAATTCGTAACCCTGAGGCCTACGGATAGACGAACATTTCGCACTACTTCGGCCGAAGCTACAACAAGTAAGGGAAAAACGTGGCACCTCAAGAAGTGCTTAAGGATCTCAACAAGGTCCGCAACATCGGCATCATGGCCCACATTGACGCCGGTAAGACCACGACCACCGAGCGCATCCTGTTCTACACGGGTATCAACCGCAAGGTCGGCGAGACCCACGACGGCGCATCCACCACCGACTGGATGGAGCAGGAGAAGGAGCGCGGTATCACCATTACCTCCGCTGCTGTTACCTGTTTCTGGTCTGGTAACCAGATCAACATCATTGACACCCCAGGCCACGTCGACTTCACCGTTGAGGTTGAGCGCTCCCTGCGCGTTCTCGACGGCGCTGTTGCTGTGTTCGACGGCAAGGAAGGCGTTGAGCCACAGTCCGAGCAGGTGTGGCGTCAGGCTGCTAAGTACGACGTTCCGCGTATCTGCTTCGTCAACAAGATGGACAAGCTGGGCGCTGACTTCTACTACACCGTTCAGACCATCATTGACCGCCTCGGCGCTAAGCCGTTGGTTCTGCAGCTGCCGATCGGCGCTGAGGATGACTTCGACGGTGTCGTCGACCTCATCAACATGAACGCCATCACCTGGCGCGGCAAGGTCGAGACCGGCGCTGAGCCAGTCATCGAGGAGATCCCAGCTGACCTTCAGGACAAGGCCGAGGAGTACCACGAGAAGCTGCTCGAGGCTGTCGCTGAGTCCGACGAAGCACTCATGGAGAAGTACTTCGGTGGCGAAGAGCTTACCATCGAGGAGATCAAGGGCGCCATCCGTAAGATGACCGTCAACTCCGAGATCTACCCGGTTCTGTGCGGTACTGCTTACCGCAACAAGGGTGTTCAGCCGCTGCTGGACGCTGTCATCGATTACCTGCCTTCCCCGCTGGACATCGGCGAGGTTCACGGCCACGCTGTTGGCGACGAGTCCAAGGAACTGGTTCGCAAGCCTTCCGTTGACGAGCCTTTCTCCGCACTGGCCTTCAAGATCGCTGCTCACCCGTTCTTCGGTAAGCTGACCTTCGTTCGCGTTTACTCCGGCATCGTCGAGCCAGGTGCGCAGGTTGCTAACTCCACCAAGCGAAAGAACGAGCGCATCGGCAAGCTGTTCCAGATGCACGCCAACAAGGAGAACCCGGTTGACGAGGCACGCGCTGGTAACATCTACGCCTTCATCGGACTGAAGGACACCACCACGGGTGACACTCTGTGCGACAAGAACAACCAGATCATCCTCGAGTCCATGGACTTCCCGGATCCGGTTATCAAGGTTTCCATCGAGCCAAAGACCAAGGCTGACCAGGAGAAGCTGGGTATCGCTATCCAGAAGCTGGCAGAAGAGGATCCTACCTTCACCGTCGAGCTTGACGATGAGACCGGCCAGACCGTTATCGGCGGCATGGGCGAGCTCCACTTGGACGTCCTGGTTGACCGCATGAAGCGCGAGTTCAAGGTCGAGGCAAACATCGGTAACCCGCAGGTTGCTTACCGCGAGACCATCCGCAAGGCTGTGGATCGCATCGAGTACACCCACAAGAAGCAGACCGGTGGTTCCGGTCAGTTCGCAAAGGTCATCGTTGCCTTCGAGCCTTACAACCCAGAGCCAGAGACCTTGGAAGAGGGCGAGTCCGCTACCTACAAGTTCGAAAACGCCGTCACCGGTGGCCGCGTCCCGAAGGAGTACATCCCTTCCGTCGACGCCGGTATCCAGGACGCAATGCAGTACGGCTACCTGGCTGGCTTCCCGCTGGTCAACATCAAGGCCACCCTGCTCGATGGTGCATACCACGAGGTTGACTCCTCTGAAATGGCCTTCAAGCTCGCCGGCTCCCAGGCACTGAAGGAAGGCGTTGCCAAGGCAAAGCCGGTCCTGCTCGAGCCGATCATGGCCGTCGAGGTTGTTACCCCAGAGGAGTACATGGGCACCGTCAACGGTGACATCAGCTCCCGTCGCGGCCAGGTCTACGCTATGGAAGACCGCTCCGGTGCAAAGGTCGTCAAGGCTAAGGTGCCGCTGTCTCAGATGTTCGGTTACATCGGTGACCTGCGCTCCTCCACGGCAGGCCGTGCAAACTTCTCCATGATCTTCGACTCCTACGCTGAGGTTCCGACCAACGTTGCTCAGGAGATCATCGCGGAGCGCAACGGCCACTAAGCCAAAAGGCTGAAGGCACGCCCTTCACCTCTCCTTTCACCTTCTGTGTGCCAGTGGTGAAAGGGGAGTAAAGGGGGTAGCGGCCTGCTGATTGCCCTGCGCTCGCGGGGTGATGAGTCGGCCGTTACCTCCCAAGATCCAAAAAGATCCACAAACGGTTTGAAAATTAGCGCGCGTGACTCTAGGATCATGTAACTGGCACATCTGTAAGTGCTGTTTACTTTTGTGGCCGCCGAATTAGCGGTGCAAGGCAAACAGTGAAGTAAATCTGTGGCTGCGAAACTCGTAGCCACCACGAAGTCCAGGAGGACACACAGTGGCAAAGGCTAAGTTCGAGCGTACTAAGCCGCACGTTAACATCGGCACCATCGGTCACGTCGACCACGGCAAGACCACCACCACCGCTGCTATCACCAAGGTGCTGGCCGATGCTTACCCAGACCTGAACCAGGCTTTCGCTTTCGACGCCATCGACAAGGCTCCGGAAGAGAAGGAGCGTGGCATCACGATCAACATCTCCCACGTGGAGTACCAGACCGAGAAGCGCCACTACGCACACGTCGACGCTCCTGGTCACGCTGACTACATCAAGAACATGATCACCGGTGCTGCTCAGATGGACGGCGCAATCCTCGTGGTTGCCGCTACCGACGGCCCGATGCCGCAGACCCGTGAGCACGTTCTGCTCGCTCGCCAGGTTGGCGTTCCTTACATCCTCGTCGCTCTGAACAAGTGCGACATGGTTGACGATGAGGAAATCATCGAGCTCGTCGAGATGGAGGTCCGCGAGCTGCTGGCTGAGCAGGACTACGATGAGGAAGCTCCGATCGTTCACATCTCCGCTCTGAAGGCTCTCGAGGGCGACCCGAAGTGGACCCAGTCTATTCTCGACCTCATGCAGGCTTGCGACGACTCCATCCCGGATCCAGTTCGCGAGACCGACAAGCCGTTCCTGATGCCTATCGAGGACATCTTCACCATCACCGGCCGCGGTACCGTTGTTACCGGCCGTGTTGAGCGTGGCTCCCTGAAGGTCAACGAGGACGTCGAGATCATCGGCATCAAGGAGAAGGCAACTCAGACCACCGTTACCGGTATCGAGATGTTCCGCAAGCTGCTGGACTACACCGAGGCTGG containing:
- the tuf gene encoding elongation factor Tu, which codes for MAKAKFERTKPHVNIGTIGHVDHGKTTTTAAITKVLADAYPDLNQAFAFDAIDKAPEEKERGITINISHVEYQTEKRHYAHVDAPGHADYIKNMITGAAQMDGAILVVAATDGPMPQTREHVLLARQVGVPYILVALNKCDMVDDEEIIELVEMEVRELLAEQDYDEEAPIVHISALKALEGDPKWTQSILDLMQACDDSIPDPVRETDKPFLMPIEDIFTITGRGTVVTGRVERGSLKVNEDVEIIGIKEKATQTTVTGIEMFRKLLDYTEAGDNCGLLLRGVKREDVERGQVVIKPGAYTPHTEFEGSVYVLSKDEGGRHTPFFDNYRPQFYFRTTDVTGVVKLPEGTEMVMPGDNVDMSVTLIQPVAMDEGLRFAIREGSRTVGAGRVTKIIK
- a CDS encoding DUF4032 domain-containing protein; this translates as MPNSMSISTSAYAPALLGLPWTKPLDEWPQDIIVALPRGISRHVVRFVLLGDQRQVCAVKEIGRRVAHHEYRMLRELQRVGAPSVVPVAVITGRRDTDGDVLTAALVTEHLKFSLPYREIFSQELPEEMAHKLIKALAILLVRLHLLNFYWGDVSLSNTLFRRDADTFSAYLVDAETGEFQEQLSTSRRLYDVDVARVNIIGELMDLQAGGYLSEAIDVIDLGSRVETHYLELWEELTAEEEVGMDEYWRVSKRINRLGELGFDVSEMSVVAEDGSHALVIRPVVVDAGHHHKELLRLTGLEVEEQQAKRLLNAITAYRATHYDHEVELAQAAHSWMAEEYEPTIAAMPKELVGKREPAQIFHEILDHRWYMAQECQGFVPIEKAAQSYYEKVLPVHRDEAVLISEPQPGTEGTPSMDVY
- the fusA gene encoding elongation factor G, encoding MAHIDAGKTTTTERILFYTGINRKVGETHDGASTTDWMEQEKERGITITSAAVTCFWSGNQINIIDTPGHVDFTVEVERSLRVLDGAVAVFDGKEGVEPQSEQVWRQAAKYDVPRICFVNKMDKLGADFYYTVQTIIDRLGAKPLVLQLPIGAEDDFDGVVDLINMNAITWRGKVETGAEPVIEEIPADLQDKAEEYHEKLLEAVAESDEALMEKYFGGEELTIEEIKGAIRKMTVNSEIYPVLCGTAYRNKGVQPLLDAVIDYLPSPLDIGEVHGHAVGDESKELVRKPSVDEPFSALAFKIAAHPFFGKLTFVRVYSGIVEPGAQVANSTKRKNERIGKLFQMHANKENPVDEARAGNIYAFIGLKDTTTGDTLCDKNNQIILESMDFPDPVIKVSIEPKTKADQEKLGIAIQKLAEEDPTFTVELDDETGQTVIGGMGELHLDVLVDRMKREFKVEANIGNPQVAYRETIRKAVDRIEYTHKKQTGGSGQFAKVIVAFEPYNPEPETLEEGESATYKFENAVTGGRVPKEYIPSVDAGIQDAMQYGYLAGFPLVNIKATLLDGAYHEVDSSEMAFKLAGSQALKEGVAKAKPVLLEPIMAVEVVTPEEYMGTVNGDISSRRGQVYAMEDRSGAKVVKAKVPLSQMFGYIGDLRSSTAGRANFSMIFDSYAEVPTNVAQEIIAERNGH
- the rpsL gene encoding 30S ribosomal protein S12 yields the protein MPTIQQLVRKGRHDKTAKVKTAALKGSPQRRGVCTRVYTTTPKKPNSALRKVARVRLTSGIEVSAYIPGEGHNLQEHSMVLVRGGRVKDLPGVRYKIIRGALDTQGVKDRKQARSRYGAKKEK
- a CDS encoding ABC transporter ATP-binding protein, with translation MASVTYENASLTYPGAKAPTVNGINLEIADGEFLVLVGPSGCGKSTTLRMLAGLEEVTGGRILIGDKDVTNAAPKERDIAMVFQNYALYPHMTVRENMGFALKIAGESKEVINQRVEEAAKTLDLTQYLDRKPKALSGGQRQRVAMGRAIVRKPQVFLMDEPLSNLDAKLRVQTRTQIASLQRKLGVTTLYVTHDQTEALTMGDRIAVLKDGYLQQVGSPRELYERPENVFVAGFIGSPAMNLGTFTLDENGMAKLGEARVPVSAAARAALTPEDNNKLVIGFRPEGLEIVPAGEEHQGAIPVKLDFVEELGSDSYLYGHLVGGGDLSSGDEDNPSDQIVIRALPNVAPERGSVLHVRIKDGAQHNFSSATGLRLPE
- the rpsG gene encoding 30S ribosomal protein S7 produces the protein MRKNAAPKRPVVKDPVYGSQVVTQLVNKVLVDGKKSTAERIVYGALDICKEKTGTDPVLTLEKALGNIKPDLEVRSRRVGGATYQVPVEVRPERANTLALRWLVTFTRQRRENTMIERLANEILDAANGLGASVKRREDTHKMAEANRAFAHYRW